From a region of the Fischerella sp. JS2 genome:
- a CDS encoding ATP-binding protein, with translation MLNSEGKKRVNLELSTPLELMGRSAEFQRIVEVLAADGDLLIAGVPGSGRRTLVRRAALAVGAIILEIDCIRATDGERFVQLMAEAIAQNFDAVKIQDWVASSGKEFFRFQMEEDSSIPTGKLTPMRFLNPKQLWQAFELLLGLPQILAASQNQRVVIILQSFPHIRSWDRHSLWEITFRREINQQTHVNYVLIATIAETTHYSEETNYPLETIQLSPLARDVVAVWAREILQTVGLTFDSRSKAMQLFLDAVQGHIGDAVAIIRRLQALRRPDGLITEQEVQQAIEELLKDLSITFESLLMLLPGNQVHLLECLATDPTEKPQSREYIQKHGLSRGGSLQGALTGLQHKGLIYGAEQRYKMALPLLALWLRQRLG, from the coding sequence ATGTTAAATTCTGAAGGCAAAAAACGCGTGAACTTGGAACTGTCTACCCCTCTAGAATTAATGGGACGTTCAGCAGAATTTCAGCGAATAGTAGAAGTTCTGGCAGCAGATGGTGACTTGTTAATTGCAGGAGTACCAGGAAGTGGACGGCGTACTTTGGTACGGAGGGCTGCTTTAGCGGTGGGGGCAATTATCCTAGAGATAGATTGCATCCGCGCCACAGATGGAGAAAGATTTGTGCAGTTAATGGCGGAGGCGATCGCTCAAAATTTTGATGCAGTCAAAATTCAAGATTGGGTTGCTAGCAGTGGCAAAGAATTTTTTCGCTTCCAAATGGAAGAGGACTCCTCAATCCCTACTGGTAAACTAACACCAATGCGTTTTCTCAATCCAAAACAGCTGTGGCAAGCATTTGAGCTTTTGCTGGGATTACCCCAAATTTTGGCTGCATCTCAGAATCAGCGAGTTGTGATCATATTGCAGAGTTTCCCTCATATCCGCTCATGGGATCGTCACAGTTTATGGGAAATTACATTTAGACGAGAAATTAATCAGCAAACTCATGTCAATTATGTACTCATAGCAACTATTGCCGAGACAACTCACTACTCTGAAGAGACTAACTACCCACTGGAGACTATACAGTTATCACCGCTAGCGAGAGATGTTGTAGCAGTATGGGCAAGGGAGATTCTACAGACAGTGGGACTAACATTTGATTCCCGTTCCAAAGCCATGCAACTATTTTTAGATGCTGTCCAAGGACACATCGGCGATGCAGTGGCAATAATTCGTCGTCTGCAAGCTTTACGTCGCCCTGATGGGTTAATTACTGAACAAGAAGTACAACAGGCGATTGAAGAACTACTTAAGGATTTATCTATCACCTTCGAGTCCTTACTAATGTTACTTCCAGGTAATCAAGTTCATCTTTTGGAATGTCTAGCAACAGATCCCACGGAAAAACCTCAAAGTAGAGAGTATATTCAAAAACATGGACTTTCTCGTGGTGGCAGTCTTCAGGGCGCACTCACTGGACTTCAACACAAAGGCTTGATTTACGGGGCTGAACAACGGTATAAAATGGCATTGCCTTTACTAGCTTTATGGTTACGTCAGCGTTTAGGCTAG
- a CDS encoding DevA family ABC transporter ATP-binding protein encodes MKQEPVISIQHINHYYGKGALRRQILFDINLEIYPGEIVLMTGPSGSGKTTLLSLIGGLRSVQEGSLKFLGKELYRASQTKLVNIRRNIGYIFQAHNLLEFLTARQNVQMAVELNKHISQKEAIAKAESILRAVGLGQRINYYPDSLSGGQKQRIAIARALVNNPALVLADEPTAALDKQSGRDVVELMQRLAKEQGTSILLVTHDNRILDIADRIVEMEDGILVRQYQGAVVQGKVY; translated from the coding sequence ATGAAACAAGAACCTGTAATTTCTATTCAACATATTAATCATTATTATGGTAAAGGCGCGCTGAGAAGACAAATTCTATTTGATATTAATCTAGAAATTTATCCAGGAGAAATCGTATTGATGACTGGCCCTTCGGGGTCAGGTAAAACAACATTACTAAGCTTAATTGGTGGTTTGCGGTCTGTGCAAGAAGGCAGCTTAAAATTTTTAGGTAAAGAATTATATCGAGCTAGCCAAACAAAATTGGTCAATATTCGGCGTAATATTGGTTATATTTTTCAAGCCCATAATTTATTAGAATTTTTAACCGCAAGACAAAACGTACAAATGGCGGTAGAATTGAACAAACATATATCTCAAAAAGAAGCTATTGCTAAAGCTGAAAGTATACTCAGAGCAGTTGGTTTAGGACAGAGAATTAACTACTATCCAGATAGTTTATCTGGAGGACAAAAACAAAGAATAGCGATCGCTCGTGCTTTGGTTAATAATCCAGCATTAGTCTTAGCAGACGAACCAACAGCAGCCTTAGACAAACAATCAGGACGCGATGTTGTGGAATTAATGCAGCGTCTTGCAAAAGAACAAGGAACATCGATTTTGTTGGTGACTCACGATAACCGGATTTTAGACATTGCTGATCGCATCGTCGAAATGGAAGATGGTATTTTAGTACGTCAATACCAAGGTGCAGTTGTCCAAGGTAAAGTTTATTAA